In Synechococcales cyanobacterium T60_A2020_003, the genomic stretch TAAACGTTGCCGAGCTAGAGGAGATCCGGAACGAAGGGATCAAGGCCAAAGATCACATGATCCGAGCCAACCTCCGCTTGGTGGTTTCGGTCGCGAAAAAATATCAGAATCGTGGCCTGGAGCTACTAGACCTGATTCAAGAAGGCACGCTGGGGTTAGAGCGAGCCGTTGAAAAGTTTGATCCCACCAAGGGATACCGTTTCAGCACCTATGCCTACTGGTGGATTCGGCAGGGCATTACACGGGCGATCGCCACCCAAAGCCGTGCTATCCGTCTACCTGTTCACATCACCGAGAAGCTGAACAAGATTAAAAAAGCGCAGCGCAAAATTTCCCAAGAGAAGGGGCGAATGCCGTCCGTTGGCGAAATCGCGACGGAACTGGACATGACTCCCGATCAAGTGCGGGAGGTGCTGACGCGGGTTCCACGCTCGGTTTCTCTGGAAACGAAGGTCGGTAAAGAGCGGGATACGGAACTGGGCGAACTGGTGGAAACCGATGAGAAGTCTCCCGAAGATTTGCTCATGCGGGAATCCCTGCACCGAGATTTACAGCAGCTTTTGGCGGATCTGACCACTCGCGAACGGGATGTCATCCAGATGCGGTACGGACTCGGTAATGATCATCCCTACTCCCTGGCTGAAATTGGCCGAGCGCTGGATCTCTCCCGCGAACGAGTCCGCCAGATTGAGGCCAAAGCTTTGCAAAAGTTGCGCCAGCCCAAACGCCGTAACCGCATTCGAGATTATCTGGAAGCGCTAAGCTAAGCCGTTGCTTGAATTAATATCCTCGCGAATCTCTGGCAGATCTTCACGGATCTGCCTTTATTTTTGGCATCATGCCCGCAAGGTACTCTGCATCAACTGATCGCGGAGTTGGTCGGTGCTTTGGGCAGGTTCGTTGCAGCTTAATCCCTGGCACACAAGGGCGATCGCCCCGGCCGGTAAGTCAGGCTCATGCTTCAGAACAACCGTCGGGACGTACTGCGATCCTAAAACTCGAATCCGATCGGGAGTGGTGCGGACTAACGTGTAGTTGCGGAACCAGTCTAGCGCCACAAACAAGCTGGGACAAGCTTGAGGCGCATTGGTCATGAAAACACCAAACGCATTCAGGGCTTGCTCGGCTCGCTCCAGATAACTGAGATCTTCGGCAATCAACGCCAATCGGATCAGGTTGGCGATCGCCACTCCATTAGCAGAGGGGGTCGCGTTATCTTCGGCACTCCGTTCCCGCACCACCAAATCGGCTTGGGCATCAGTGTTGAAGTATCCGCCCAAATCACTGCTCCAGAGAAATTGATCAAACTCATTTTGCAGGGCGATCGCGGGCGGGATCCAGTCCGATGGAATGCCGAGGGTCAGACTGGCTTGATCCAGATCGAGCAACGCTTTGATGAACAGCGCATAGTCTTCCGATTGGGCTAGAACACTGACTGAACCGTCGTAGTTCAACCGATGGAGGCGATCGCCCACCCGTTGATGCGTCAGAAT encodes the following:
- the sigC gene encoding RNA polymerase sigma factor SigC; this encodes MPANAFDASYDDLSNTSSFDADLPPNFSAESLDADLLELEREQAAGASATKGVSRRTTDLVRIYLQEIGRVRLLGRDEEVAEAQRVQRYMGLLDLRQEAAESDPVMQRYVDLVNICDRLKVMLAHRPSKERWSAEAGLSVDELNAALKAGKQRWAEVAELNVAELEEIRNEGIKAKDHMIRANLRLVVSVAKKYQNRGLELLDLIQEGTLGLERAVEKFDPTKGYRFSTYAYWWIRQGITRAIATQSRAIRLPVHITEKLNKIKKAQRKISQEKGRMPSVGEIATELDMTPDQVREVLTRVPRSVSLETKVGKERDTELGELVETDEKSPEDLLMRESLHRDLQQLLADLTTRERDVIQMRYGLGNDHPYSLAEIGRALDLSRERVRQIEAKALQKLRQPKRRNRIRDYLEALS